ccccggctccgcgtcgtccccttcctaggcctcgcgtcatccaccaccttggtgctctcggtgtggcgtggtcaacgtggtcaatgacattccatcggaagagtactgtacgtggagaggctgacagctgggtccacggccacagcccagtttttttgtgatttgccaagtaagtcgctttgtcaggcctgttgggctgcaaatctttcaagacaaggagagctttcattcgactggccaagaaaatggcccatcagtaatgagaaatgggatgtacatttttaaaacacatcaaaccggcaattagtttcaaatatcttttcttcatttcgagatttgaaattacattaatttttatgcatggagaatttgttggattttatattgatatacatttatttttaaaattagtttgaatgtgagtcgaaatttcgggattaaaaacagttcggaccgcaccgaaatatgcaaaatttcgtatatttttttaaccgtggccacaatatgggctgtaatgctaacaaaaagagaatgggctccaaaaaacattaatgattagcaaatgggctgtaaattattagaaataatggcagatgggctgtatgctgttttccacagatttgaggctttcctaaaagaaaggttgacgcacaagcagtgactgttggatggccatccaacgaccgtcgtgcttcttcaatctctgctcttcctgctccagccgctcaaacaggcaccggcgggactgcctgctccctcctccccgcggctggctctgttgttgcgcaggcctcaccgccccaccgtactcccatcgctggcctagccatccctctactcacccacacctgctgttattctccggcgacgacagacgaaccagtaaaccctcgtacagtcgtactcccctccgcctgggaaacaactgccgagtcttccttgcctccgtgtcgttcccttcccaggcctcgccgtcgtccaccgtcctggtgctctcggcgtggcctggtcaacatggtcaacgaccgacatgcatctgaagtggactttacgtggagaggccgacagctgggtccacggccacacgcaaggaaatgcctccttattacgcgcaaaataatgattcctccacctgacatcagggacccaccgaaagggcctctgtatttcgcgaaaaaatgttaccgccgctgacagctcagacccaccagctatatcttcgcacgcaaggaagtgcctccttattacgcacaaaaaaaattaatactccccctattagctgggacccagtatagtggcaggctgttgtgggcctactaagttgacggggacggagggctttgtcaacttagtcaatatgcacgattctagctccagtgaccgtacgatgtccatccaacggccgtagtgcttcttcaacctctggtcttcttgctccagccgcccaaaccagcgccggtcatgcctcgtgctcctgcctcccgtggccggctgtgatgcggcggaggcctcaccgcccctactactcccactgctggccaggccatccctctactcacccacaccccctgttattctgcggcgtcggcagcctcacactgcagcgaaccagtgaacccttgtactcctctacgcatgggcatccactgccgcgtcttccccggctccacgtcgtccccttcctaggcctcgccgtcgtccaccgccctggtgctctcggcgcggcatggtcaacatggtcaaggaacggcttccatcggacgtcgactgtacgtggagaggctgacagctgggtccacggctacagcaaagaagtgcctccttattacgtgcaaaataattattcctccacctgacagcgggacccgccagatgggccaccgtatttcgcgaaaaaaacgtttccccctgactgctaggacccaccagctacatcttcgcatgcaaggaagtgcgtctgggcaaaaaaaatgattcgccccctgactgctgggacccaccagctaccactacaagaaatatgtcaacttgtgaccttgactattggtcattgaaaggtcattgtttttcatttgcgaccttttttttgaccaaaaacagaaggtcaaaagctggcggtcataaactgaaattaacgaccttctctgtgagaaggtcgtggacgtttacgaccaaaatatgcctattgttttgttttggtcactagcagcctccccaggccacgtaggaatccgacgtggcaatctgatgtgcacaagaatcagcccggtccaattcggtgtttatatgggccgagcccattaattcagcccatttgttgttgttttttctttcaaTTTGGGTAAGCTACACGGGCCAGGCCCTATAATCCGgcctttttatttttgggttgTGGCACGTTTTTTCTTTTTTCAAATAGGTCCCAATTGTCAGGTTCTGATAAGTGGGTCCCAAATTTTCGATTCTGGtttgtgggtccttgctgtcatggTCATGTTCCTCAGATTTCAATATGCCAATAATTAAACAGCCAATATTTAAATCAAAATAGACAGAAACAAGTGTAATACTTAAAATAACAAGAATCAACAATCTGTTACATCAACACACATACAACATTTCATTCAAAAACAGAGAGAAGATACATGAAATTCTAGAGTTCACAATGCCTAGATAACTGAGCTATTATTACTTAACTTGCTATACAAAAATGTCTTGGCGCTTCTTTGAACATCTTTCGTCTTGAATTTAGGCAAAATATCTGCCAACAAGAAAACAGAACAGCGATGATATAGTGAATAACAACAGCAGTGCTATTTAGTAAGATTAAGTCCAaaaataaacatgcatgaaaacatgctCGAGTACTTCTTGTAGACAACCTTCAGCTTGCTGTCAGGTGCGGTGGAGTGCGAGGCCACCAGGATCTTGGCAGCGTCCCTGAAATCAATCATCACACAATAGGGTCATCTCTGTCAGTGCGTGCCCCTAAATGAAATCATCACAGATTCAAGCTacgagagattcagtagtgtgcatgtATAGCTTACATCAGCTGTGCTTCAGTAAAGCCAGTGTGGTGCTTCAGAGTGTCGGTCCACAAAGGGGTCTTCTTGAGGGTGAGCCTGGCGGTGT
The Triticum dicoccoides isolate Atlit2015 ecotype Zavitan chromosome 3A, WEW_v2.0, whole genome shotgun sequence genome window above contains:
- the LOC119272234 gene encoding cyclin-B1-1-like; translated protein: MEKAILNRLEWNLTVPTPYVFLVRFAKAASSSDHKNDEEMENTVFFFAELALLQYGLVQSKPSMVAAAAVYTARLTLKKTPLWTDTLKHHTGFTEAQLMDAAKILVASHSTAPDSKLKVVYKKLLILVILSITLVSVYFDLNIGCLIIGILKSEEHDHDSKDPQTRIENLGPTYQNLTIGTYLKKEKTCHNPKIKRPDYRAWPV